One Bacillus sp. F19 genomic region harbors:
- a CDS encoding glycerol-3-phosphate responsive antiterminator: MEKAVLSPVETILLMTGDIFTIEHCVEMSRKHNKSIFLHVDLIKGIANDREGIKYLSKKVKPDGIVSTKNQLIQAAKKEGLLAVQHLFMIDTHAYENGVKNIVDVKPDAIEIMPGLMPRVIREFYDKIDCPIITAGLIKHAHEVREVVEAGAHGVAIGEPELWDLIL, from the coding sequence ATTGAAAAAGCAGTTCTTTCACCTGTAGAGACAATCCTTTTAATGACTGGGGATATTTTTACGATTGAGCATTGTGTAGAAATGAGTAGAAAACACAACAAGTCTATTTTCTTACATGTTGATTTAATAAAAGGGATAGCTAATGATCGAGAAGGAATAAAGTACTTGTCGAAAAAGGTAAAGCCAGATGGGATTGTTTCAACAAAAAATCAATTAATTCAAGCTGCTAAAAAAGAGGGGTTATTAGCTGTTCAGCATTTATTTATGATTGATACACATGCATATGAAAATGGGGTTAAGAATATTGTAGATGTAAAACCCGATGCAATTGAAATAATGCCAGGATTGATGCCAAGGGTCATCCGTGAGTTTTACGACAAAATTGATTGCCCTATTATCACAGCGGGATTAATTAAACATGCACATGAAGTTAGAGAAGTTGTGGAGGCTGGAGCCCATGGAGTAGCCATTGGTGAACCTGAGTTATGGGATCTAATACTATAA
- a CDS encoding HAD-IIA family hydrolase, translating into MTMNIAKCTTFIFDLDGSVYSGSQMYPGVKKLLRLLHFNQKQIYFLSNNSTDTAETIREKLSGMGLAVQESSILVATELVGDYLLEKYGVVKVKTFGTPALQHSIKSAGHIISQVGCKDPCDVVVVGRDPSFTYEKLYDCARTLTVGVKLVAVNPDLYHPGEDGSRVPETGALISAIQAVSGVTELESVGKPYCYSFKKIKELSSVEPQSCIMIGDNPYTDIQGGYLAGMHTVWISHGQPFPLDLGFKPDITIPSIGELVHYL; encoded by the coding sequence ATGACAATGAATATAGCGAAATGCACCACATTTATTTTTGATTTGGATGGATCTGTTTATTCAGGTAGTCAGATGTACCCAGGAGTGAAGAAGTTACTACGATTATTGCATTTTAATCAAAAACAAATTTACTTTTTAAGCAATAATTCAACCGATACTGCTGAAACTATTCGAGAAAAGCTGAGTGGAATGGGCCTAGCTGTTCAGGAATCTTCTATACTAGTAGCCACAGAATTAGTAGGAGACTACTTGCTAGAAAAGTACGGTGTCGTTAAAGTGAAAACGTTTGGCACTCCTGCACTCCAACATTCTATTAAATCTGCAGGTCACATCATTTCACAGGTAGGTTGTAAGGATCCTTGTGATGTAGTAGTGGTGGGGCGCGATCCTTCCTTTACATATGAAAAGCTATATGATTGCGCAAGAACCCTAACAGTTGGTGTTAAACTAGTGGCAGTTAATCCTGATCTTTATCATCCGGGAGAGGATGGAAGTAGGGTACCAGAAACTGGGGCACTTATCTCAGCAATACAGGCGGTATCAGGTGTTACGGAGTTAGAATCTGTAGGGAAACCCTATTGTTATTCATTTAAAAAGATTAAGGAACTATCATCTGTTGAACCTCAGTCTTGTATCATGATTGGGGATAACCCTTACACAGATATTCAGGGAGGATACTTAGCTGGAATGCATACAGTTTGGATTTCCCATGGACAACCATTTCCTCTAGATCTTGGGTTCAAGCCTGATATTACAATACCATCCATTGGTGAATTAGTTCATTACTTATAA
- a CDS encoding DJ-1/PfpI family protein, producing MKKTAVLLYPQFSEYELSVALSILMQGEKPVITVGISNQPIRGESGLTCLPDTTIDNLNYDDIDSLLLTGCMDIFSLEGERKLFEFLQQIESKVSVIASISSSPYLLAKAGILKGKKYTIGMTKENREMTGVFERENYCESLVVQDGNLITARGRGFIRFGTLFGKALNLTFDDNWYKE from the coding sequence ATGAAAAAAACAGCAGTGTTACTATATCCTCAATTTAGTGAATATGAACTAAGTGTAGCATTATCAATCTTAATGCAAGGAGAGAAACCTGTAATTACTGTCGGAATAAGTAATCAACCGATTAGAGGGGAATCTGGATTAACTTGTTTGCCTGATACCACTATTGATAATCTTAACTATGATGACATAGATAGTCTCTTATTAACAGGATGTATGGATATATTCTCTTTAGAAGGTGAAAGAAAGCTATTTGAGTTTTTGCAACAAATAGAAAGTAAAGTATCTGTAATTGCCAGTATTTCGAGTTCTCCTTATCTTCTAGCAAAAGCAGGGATATTAAAAGGGAAAAAATATACTATTGGTATGACAAAGGAAAATCGGGAGATGACGGGTGTTTTTGAAAGAGAAAATTATTGTGAATCACTAGTAGTCCAAGATGGAAATCTAATTACTGCAAGAGGAAGAGGATTCATTAGATTTGGAACTTTATTTGGAAAAGCACTAAATCTTACATTTGATGATAATTGGTACAAAGAGTGA
- a CDS encoding HupE/UreJ family protein translates to MNKIISCFALFICCFMMMLIPFKVMAHTDNSEGYSKITMDRENEELHVELSIDYFEMGRLIDFGVNPGSSSAQLSKALEEKRDALSEYLSSHFEISVDGERVDGELISTEVEKRLDRDYAKISLDLPITDLDSAIQIHYNIFFEDNDPMHRNIMTYEIGEKKGQFAFQAEERELQIGEETLVSQIIRFIEIGFHHIMIGIDHILFVIALVLGTRKFSDVLKVITVFTIAHSITIGLTAMKFLNLPPEIIEPLIALSIAFVAVESILGFSSKFRFAVVFLFGLIHGVGFAGALLLNNEITWQSLLSILSFNVGVEVGQALIIVLLFPLLLYIRKYKWSFYIHGATTMWILGMGLFWYFERILG, encoded by the coding sequence GTGAATAAAATTATTTCATGCTTTGCACTGTTTATATGCTGTTTTATGATGATGCTTATCCCTTTTAAGGTTATGGCCCACACAGATAATAGTGAAGGTTATTCAAAGATTACAATGGATCGAGAAAATGAAGAGCTACATGTAGAACTTTCTATTGATTATTTTGAAATGGGAAGGTTGATTGATTTTGGGGTAAATCCAGGTTCTTCTTCGGCTCAGCTCAGTAAGGCATTAGAAGAGAAACGTGATGCTTTATCAGAGTATCTTTCATCACATTTTGAAATTTCGGTGGATGGAGAAAGGGTGGACGGAGAGCTCATCTCTACAGAAGTAGAAAAGAGACTGGATCGAGATTACGCAAAGATATCTCTAGATCTTCCTATAACTGATTTAGATTCGGCGATTCAAATTCATTACAATATCTTCTTTGAGGATAATGACCCAATGCATAGAAACATTATGACATATGAGATTGGAGAGAAAAAAGGGCAGTTTGCTTTTCAAGCAGAAGAGAGGGAACTTCAGATTGGTGAGGAGACTCTTGTTAGCCAAATCATCCGGTTCATTGAAATTGGTTTCCACCATATTATGATAGGTATCGATCATATTTTGTTTGTTATCGCACTTGTTTTGGGGACTCGAAAATTTTCAGATGTATTGAAAGTTATTACAGTCTTTACAATAGCCCATAGTATCACAATTGGACTAACAGCTATGAAATTTCTCAATCTACCACCAGAGATTATTGAGCCGCTCATTGCGTTAAGTATTGCGTTTGTAGCTGTTGAGAGTATCCTTGGATTTTCATCAAAATTCAGGTTTGCCGTTGTGTTTCTTTTCGGGTTAATCCATGGAGTTGGATTCGCAGGTGCTCTACTGCTAAATAATGAAATAACATGGCAATCTTTATTGTCCATCCTCTCATTTAATGTAGGTGTTGAAGTGGGACAAGCTCTAATTATTGTGCTTTTGTTTCCTCTGCTTCTTTATATCCGAAAATACAAATGGTCTTTTTACATTCATGGAGCGACAACGATGTGGATCTTAGGAATGGGATTATTTTGGTATTTTGAGCGCATTTTAGGATAA
- a CDS encoding MFS transporter: MFQIFKSFSTELKFYLLMNTLFSFGGALSGIFQSVFLWKLDKTYSLLAYYSLYWSIAIIFSFGLCAWIARKTSPMITMRLGFIFYLITYLIMLIFHNTLSDHIILLGSTTGLAMSLYYVGVHMAVLDLTTNDKRDQFLYVQGILLTIGGVIAPLLSGILISQFQGMIGYYVVFIATCVFFFISFLISLKVKGIPVTTKSYFWDVIKNPSREWKKMYKVMFADGIVSGVYSTFLITMITFKVAGGELSLGVYNTAAEIVAIVAFYLLAKFSNQKYRLAIFAIGSVSIFLSSVLLSALPVFISLVIFGVVSPVAMNMINTSMNAMIYESIEKDPQYKEKRLDYIIIREIPLGVGRIIGVFLFLAMQKYFDIEALLPISFSFFPIVYVIIIPSLYFIWKKPKKGPVVSSSEI, translated from the coding sequence ATGTTTCAAATTTTCAAGTCTTTTTCTACGGAATTAAAATTTTATTTACTCATGAATACCCTTTTTTCCTTTGGCGGTGCATTATCAGGTATCTTTCAAAGTGTGTTTCTGTGGAAACTAGATAAAACTTATTCACTGCTTGCCTATTATAGTTTATATTGGTCCATTGCAATCATTTTTTCTTTTGGGCTTTGTGCGTGGATTGCTAGGAAAACAAGCCCGATGATTACGATGCGTTTAGGGTTTATCTTTTATCTGATTACTTATTTAATCATGCTTATTTTTCATAACACATTAAGTGATCATATCATTTTGTTGGGAAGCACAACTGGCTTGGCAATGAGCCTATACTATGTCGGCGTGCATATGGCTGTATTAGATTTAACAACAAATGATAAGCGGGATCAATTTTTATATGTACAAGGAATATTACTTACCATCGGAGGAGTAATCGCGCCGCTTCTATCAGGGATTTTAATCTCGCAATTTCAAGGTATGATTGGTTATTATGTCGTTTTTATTGCTACATGTGTATTCTTTTTTATTTCTTTTTTAATCTCACTAAAAGTGAAAGGAATTCCAGTTACAACAAAAAGTTATTTTTGGGATGTCATCAAGAATCCATCACGAGAATGGAAGAAGATGTACAAGGTTATGTTTGCCGATGGAATTGTATCCGGAGTGTACTCGACCTTTTTGATTACGATGATAACGTTCAAAGTAGCTGGTGGAGAATTGAGCTTAGGTGTTTATAATACAGCAGCTGAGATTGTTGCAATTGTTGCTTTCTATTTGCTCGCTAAATTCTCTAATCAGAAATATCGTCTGGCAATTTTTGCGATTGGTTCGGTTAGTATATTTTTGAGTTCTGTTTTACTATCAGCCCTTCCTGTATTCATTTCGTTGGTTATTTTTGGAGTCGTCTCGCCTGTAGCAATGAATATGATTAACACCTCGATGAATGCAATGATTTATGAGTCAATTGAAAAGGATCCTCAATATAAGGAAAAGAGACTGGACTATATTATTATTCGAGAAATTCCACTCGGTGTTGGAAGAATCATCGGTGTATTTTTGTTTCTAGCTATGCAAAAATACTTTGATATAGAGGCGCTTTTACCTATTTCGTTTAGTTTCTTTCCTATTGTATATGTCATAATAATTCCATCACTATATTTTATCTGGAAAAAACCAAAAAAGGGACCCGTGGTTAGTTCTAGTGAAATATAG
- the manA gene encoding mannose-6-phosphate isomerase, class I has protein sequence MKVQPLFLKPVFKERIWGGTALQTEFDYDIPINKTGECWAISAHPNGPSIIENGLYAGMALDELWREHPELFGNPKEEVFPLLTKILDANMDLSVQVHPEDAYAKVHESGELGKTECWYILDCKEGADMIFGHNAKTKEELIQQINLGNWNELLGRVKIKPGDFFYVPSGTIHALCEGTLVLETQQSSDTTYRVYDYNRRDAEGNLRDLHLKKAIDVTTVPHHDTGVAPKVQKQENITITTFVESEFFSVYKWDIEGKVTFSFNDQYILLSVIKGDGTLVHNCEKYSLKKGTHFIIPVGLGEFELDGDCELIVSHP, from the coding sequence ATAAAAGTGCAGCCTTTATTTTTAAAACCAGTTTTTAAAGAACGAATTTGGGGTGGAACAGCCTTACAAACAGAATTTGATTACGATATTCCAATTAATAAAACAGGTGAATGCTGGGCAATTTCCGCTCATCCAAATGGACCTTCTATCATAGAAAATGGTCTATATGCTGGTATGGCGTTGGACGAGCTATGGCGTGAGCATCCAGAGCTTTTTGGTAACCCGAAGGAAGAAGTTTTTCCACTATTAACGAAGATATTGGATGCAAACATGGATTTATCCGTTCAGGTCCATCCAGAGGATGCCTATGCTAAGGTACACGAAAGTGGAGAACTTGGTAAAACGGAATGCTGGTATATCCTTGACTGTAAAGAAGGAGCCGACATGATCTTCGGCCACAATGCAAAAACAAAAGAAGAATTAATCCAACAAATTAATTTAGGTAACTGGAACGAACTACTGGGCAGAGTGAAAATCAAGCCTGGCGATTTTTTCTATGTACCAAGCGGAACCATCCATGCATTATGTGAAGGTACGCTTGTATTAGAAACACAGCAAAGCTCTGACACAACCTACAGAGTGTATGATTACAATCGTAGAGATGCAGAGGGCAATTTGCGAGATCTTCATTTAAAAAAAGCGATTGATGTGACAACTGTGCCACATCATGACACTGGGGTTGCGCCTAAAGTTCAGAAGCAGGAGAATATAACAATTACTACTTTTGTAGAATCAGAATTTTTCTCAGTGTACAAGTGGGATATAGAAGGGAAAGTTACTTTTTCATTTAATGATCAATATATACTTCTAAGTGTGATCAAGGGTGATGGAACTCTAGTTCACAATTGTGAGAAATATTCTCTTAAAAAAGGTACACATTTCATAATTCCAGTGGGATTAGGAGAATTTGAATTAGATGGGGATTGTGAATTGATTGTTTCCCATCCGTAG
- a CDS encoding PQQ-binding-like beta-propeller repeat protein: MEFLEGKGKITKQKLKVITAVIMCGLAVAAVTKPVIAENTNVTVKGVVFVDKNENGTLDSNEQGIPNVSVSDGKTVTVSDEEGNYTLTTSTDRRQTDIVFVTVPSGYSVPTDENKTPQFYKLLGNLKAGETSEQNFGLLHTPDNKNPNFSFVNIADVHVEAGSTNNRERFTNQLSQINELTGDPAFIAVSGDLTNRATDAEFQDYTASTATSTLPVYPAMGNHDFAPGSDYKTRVDRYRNYLGPEWYSFDYGNRHFVTLENNIGFSEPEQLEWLKQDLAQNAKDKEVVVFVHKPLNTPQTPSADSTKQFIDLLSQYNTRLVMVGHTHVNDVAQDTIPGADHVTSVSSAYTIDQSPNGFRMVTFQGDEQDPKFKMYDVKKSASIVHPANNSEIAQDKINILVNAYNTSSNVKRVEYRVDGGPWKKLKQSSGMSWYGTWDARKAKLRKHHMEVRVTDDAENVWSRISQFSIVDDDKKITPKSGTDWTMFHGDAQHTGYTKDTLEAGLNFSWTYRTPGTILTSSPAIVDEIVYIGTRDEDSNEHHAIHAVDQKTGKKLWQVKADAQVQSSPAVADGIVYASSIRGTLYAMDAKTGKIIWEKSVGKNEVQRAWMYYSPTIDNGVVYQAYSTGSGGAMMALDAITGEEIWNAPLAGGWIVESTPVVQDGKVYVGADGGWLIALDALNGKEIWKQKPAGGWMHSMPSISKGRVYMGYQGGLVVALDSSTGKELWRYKSSDSSYIHGGATGSSAAVADDVVYMGFPDGNVVALDATTGSLKWKYRTQGGIISSAAVSGDVVFIGSNDGNLYAFDRSTGQPLWQHEIGAWVASSPAISGNTLVVGALDGNLYAFTPGGKKVQKWPRATGKVSDAITGKPVSRATIVATNGAGETKTTVANDNGEYVLGLQPGKYTLTAKRRGFLNGTSASTEMVTGQVETIDLELDEITEPVAGKSQETPDFNSGSPRLDTTNGEEYHYIMNNRIQATISSTIGANNVAGTFQPGWLSDIALLDNNASETLDWSEWILSKTMNDPKLPWNRQGQWLSLPNINVDGDTINASGQAQIDPAIKTKVTYKALPNAPVAKFTLQLDNTGTEDFKGYFQYLLDPDSSDDTAFVPGISAANPGFITSGWAGNYIYDGPKTAISSPAHGIAWVNDQPTGLSAFGYIFGVSFDASVAAGEKKSISWYHITDYPANGSSPASTIANWAANLGTLDPEAAEQSRIQGSVTDSSTNKPVEGALVEALNKENKVVASSTTNNEGKYLFALQDPGSYSVRASRLSYENATITTIISEGETKSVDVSLKPVTVNAGTGKILPGPVSEGSIQDIMMENSRLAMTIAAVTQDAQLPGVTKGKPIDISAKGFQDQVDWFNLPYISTAQPLGPDAWRQLTVKSEEVKVMESSSERAVVSAIGTSTEDPEIKVDTTYTILPDQEWITAKTVFSNTGQDSKSVWIGDALDYDGAGQKSGVAGHGTITLAYSDPQEFTPTEPWMGMSGTDRQTIGLVYSGITSGLKVYGNGSWIMSRQNVELAAGGSHTMERKIVAAPSGTEDPFSVLNSIK; the protein is encoded by the coding sequence ATGGAATTTTTAGAAGGAAAAGGGAAAATAACTAAACAAAAACTTAAAGTAATTACCGCTGTTATCATGTGTGGACTAGCTGTTGCTGCTGTAACTAAGCCGGTTATTGCTGAAAACACTAATGTAACCGTTAAGGGTGTTGTGTTTGTTGATAAAAATGAAAATGGAACCCTTGATAGTAACGAACAAGGGATTCCTAATGTTTCCGTTTCAGATGGGAAGACTGTTACTGTTTCAGACGAAGAAGGAAATTATACATTAACTACAAGTACAGATAGACGACAAACGGATATTGTTTTTGTAACTGTTCCTAGCGGATATAGCGTACCAACAGATGAGAACAAAACACCTCAGTTTTATAAACTGCTAGGCAACCTCAAAGCAGGTGAAACAAGTGAACAAAACTTCGGTTTGTTACATACGCCGGACAATAAAAATCCGAACTTTAGCTTTGTCAATATAGCAGATGTTCACGTAGAAGCTGGGAGCACTAATAATCGCGAACGGTTTACAAATCAGCTTTCTCAAATCAACGAATTAACAGGAGATCCAGCCTTTATTGCTGTAAGTGGTGATTTGACAAACCGAGCAACAGATGCTGAATTCCAGGATTATACAGCGAGTACAGCTACATCTACTCTTCCGGTATATCCTGCAATGGGGAACCATGATTTTGCACCTGGCTCCGACTACAAAACAAGAGTTGATCGTTACCGAAACTATTTAGGACCAGAGTGGTATTCATTTGATTATGGAAATCGACATTTTGTAACATTGGAGAACAACATAGGCTTTTCAGAACCAGAACAATTAGAGTGGTTGAAACAGGATCTTGCCCAAAATGCAAAGGACAAGGAAGTCGTCGTATTTGTTCATAAGCCATTAAATACACCACAAACTCCATCAGCAGATAGTACTAAGCAGTTTATAGATCTTCTTAGTCAATATAATACACGCCTTGTGATGGTAGGACACACGCATGTAAATGATGTAGCACAAGACACCATTCCTGGTGCAGACCATGTAACATCTGTTTCTAGTGCTTACACGATTGATCAATCACCTAATGGATTTAGAATGGTTACTTTCCAAGGTGACGAACAAGATCCGAAATTTAAAATGTATGATGTGAAAAAAAGTGCTTCTATTGTACATCCGGCAAACAATAGTGAAATAGCTCAAGATAAAATCAACATATTGGTAAATGCTTATAACACTTCAAGTAATGTTAAAAGAGTAGAATACCGTGTGGATGGTGGTCCATGGAAAAAGCTTAAACAAAGCAGCGGTATGAGTTGGTATGGCACATGGGATGCCCGTAAAGCAAAGTTAAGAAAGCATCATATGGAAGTCAGGGTGACTGATGATGCCGAAAATGTTTGGTCAAGAATTTCACAATTTTCAATTGTAGATGATGACAAAAAAATTACACCAAAGAGCGGAACTGACTGGACGATGTTCCACGGTGATGCTCAGCATACGGGTTATACAAAGGATACACTTGAAGCAGGTCTGAATTTTAGCTGGACTTACCGTACACCAGGAACAATTCTTACTTCTTCACCAGCAATTGTAGATGAAATTGTTTATATAGGAACACGTGATGAAGACAGCAATGAACATCATGCCATTCATGCGGTGGACCAAAAAACTGGCAAAAAGCTGTGGCAGGTAAAGGCTGATGCTCAAGTACAATCTTCTCCTGCAGTTGCCGACGGAATCGTATATGCTTCGTCTATCCGAGGTACTTTATATGCAATGGATGCAAAAACAGGAAAAATAATTTGGGAGAAGTCAGTAGGTAAAAATGAAGTGCAACGTGCATGGATGTACTACTCTCCAACAATCGACAATGGAGTCGTGTATCAGGCATATAGTACGGGCAGTGGTGGAGCGATGATGGCACTTGATGCTATTACGGGAGAAGAAATATGGAATGCACCTTTAGCGGGAGGCTGGATTGTTGAATCAACACCAGTTGTTCAAGATGGAAAAGTTTATGTTGGTGCAGACGGAGGTTGGTTGATTGCCCTTGATGCCTTAAATGGTAAGGAAATATGGAAACAAAAACCTGCGGGAGGCTGGATGCATTCAATGCCATCCATCTCAAAAGGTCGTGTTTATATGGGATATCAAGGTGGATTAGTAGTTGCACTTGATTCTTCAACAGGTAAAGAACTGTGGCGCTACAAGAGCTCAGACTCATCTTATATTCACGGAGGGGCAACTGGGTCGTCTGCTGCAGTCGCTGATGACGTTGTTTATATGGGATTCCCAGATGGAAATGTGGTTGCCTTAGATGCAACAACAGGTTCATTGAAATGGAAGTACCGAACACAAGGTGGTATCATCTCATCTGCAGCAGTCAGCGGTGATGTAGTATTTATCGGATCGAATGATGGAAACCTTTATGCATTTGATCGTAGTACAGGACAGCCTTTATGGCAGCATGAAATTGGAGCTTGGGTAGCATCATCTCCAGCTATTTCAGGAAATACTTTAGTTGTCGGTGCCCTTGATGGAAACCTGTATGCTTTCACTCCTGGAGGGAAAAAGGTTCAAAAGTGGCCCCGAGCTACTGGAAAAGTAAGTGATGCTATTACAGGAAAACCTGTTAGTCGAGCTACGATCGTGGCAACAAACGGTGCAGGTGAAACTAAAACGACAGTGGCAAATGATAATGGTGAGTATGTTCTTGGTCTACAGCCAGGAAAATATACTCTCACAGCCAAACGTAGAGGGTTCTTGAATGGTACTTCAGCTTCTACTGAAATGGTAACTGGTCAAGTTGAAACAATTGACTTGGAACTAGATGAGATTACCGAGCCAGTTGCTGGTAAGTCCCAGGAGACACCTGATTTTAATTCAGGGAGCCCACGTTTGGACACAACGAATGGTGAAGAATATCACTATATTATGAATAATCGAATTCAAGCAACTATTTCTTCAACGATTGGTGCTAACAACGTTGCGGGAACTTTCCAGCCTGGATGGCTATCAGATATCGCTTTACTAGATAATAATGCATCAGAGACGCTGGATTGGAGTGAGTGGATCCTTTCCAAAACAATGAATGATCCGAAACTGCCTTGGAATCGTCAGGGACAATGGTTATCTTTACCCAATATCAACGTTGATGGTGATACAATTAATGCATCAGGACAAGCGCAAATTGATCCTGCAATTAAAACGAAAGTTACTTACAAAGCTTTGCCGAATGCACCAGTAGCAAAGTTTACTTTACAGCTTGATAATACAGGAACAGAAGATTTTAAGGGGTATTTTCAGTATTTACTAGATCCTGACAGTTCTGACGACACTGCATTTGTTCCAGGAATATCAGCTGCAAATCCTGGCTTCATTACATCAGGATGGGCAGGAAACTACATTTATGACGGACCAAAAACAGCTATTTCTAGCCCGGCCCATGGAATTGCTTGGGTTAACGATCAGCCGACTGGATTAAGTGCTTTTGGTTATATTTTTGGGGTATCATTTGATGCAAGTGTAGCAGCAGGTGAAAAGAAATCTATTAGCTGGTACCACATCACTGATTATCCTGCTAATGGAAGTAGCCCAGCATCAACTATTGCCAATTGGGCTGCAAATCTTGGTACTTTAGATCCTGAAGCAGCAGAGCAATCTCGTATTCAGGGAAGTGTCACTGATTCTAGTACAAATAAGCCAGTTGAAGGAGCTTTAGTAGAGGCTCTAAATAAAGAAAATAAAGTAGTTGCATCTTCAACTACCAATAATGAAGGAAAGTATCTGTTTGCTTTGCAGGACCCCGGAAGTTATTCCGTTCGCGCAAGTCGCCTTTCTTATGAAAATGCGACAATTACTACTATAATTAGTGAAGGAGAAACAAAGTCTGTAGATGTTTCTCTAAAGCCAGTAACAGTTAACGCAGGTACTGGAAAGATTCTACCAGGTCCTGTCTCTGAAGGATCTATTCAGGACATTATGATGGAAAACAGCAGATTAGCTATGACGATTGCTGCAGTTACCCAGGACGCACAGCTTCCTGGAGTGACGAAAGGAAAGCCAATCGATATTTCAGCTAAGGGCTTTCAAGATCAAGTGGACTGGTTTAATCTTCCTTATATATCGACAGCTCAACCATTGGGTCCAGATGCATGGAGGCAATTAACTGTAAAAAGTGAAGAAGTAAAAGTAATGGAATCTTCTTCTGAACGTGCTGTGGTAAGTGCGATCGGTACATCCACAGAAGATCCAGAAATCAAAGTAGATACTACTTATACGATTTTACCGGATCAAGAGTGGATAACAGCTAAAACAGTGTTTTCCAACACTGGTCAGGATTCCAAATCTGTTTGGATAGGTGACGCTTTGGATTATGATGGAGCTGGACAAAAAAGCGGTGTAGCCGGACACGGTACGATTACGCTAGCCTATTCTGATCCGCAGGAGTTCACGCCAACTGAACCATGGATGGGAATGTCTGGTACAGATAGGCAAACGATTGGTCTCGTTTATTCAGGAATTACTTCCGGGTTAAAAGTTTATGGTAATGGAAGCTGGATTATGAGCCGACAAAATGTAGAACTAGCTGCAGGTGGTAGTCATACGATGGAGCGAAAAATCGTAGCCGCACCTAGTGGCACAGAAGATCCGTTTTCAGTTCTGAATTCTATTAAGTAA
- a CDS encoding ROK family protein, protein MLGAIEAGGTKFVCAVGDENGKISDRIQISTTVPAETMPKVFDFFNKYPVKAIGIGSFGPIDVNRDSSTYGYITSTPKSAWEYYPFVQALKDSFSVPIGFNTDVNAAALGEATFGAAKGLDSCLYITVGTGIGAGAIVQGKLLQGLSHPEMGHILVRRHPNDEYQGKCPYHHDCLEGLAAGPAIEARWGDKGVNLVDRMEVWDLEGYYIAQALMQYILILSPKRIILGGGVMNQEQVFSNTYKYLKELVNEYVTLPELSEYIVRPGFGDNAGITGALILAHQAFLKEKQN, encoded by the coding sequence ATGTTAGGTGCAATCGAAGCGGGTGGGACAAAGTTTGTTTGTGCTGTTGGTGATGAAAATGGTAAAATTTCAGATCGAATTCAGATTTCAACCACTGTACCAGCGGAAACTATGCCAAAGGTGTTTGACTTTTTTAATAAATATCCTGTTAAAGCGATTGGGATTGGTTCATTCGGGCCAATCGATGTAAACCGAGATAGTTCTACTTACGGATATATTACGTCGACGCCTAAATCGGCATGGGAATATTATCCTTTTGTGCAAGCATTAAAAGACTCCTTTTCTGTTCCGATTGGATTCAATACAGACGTTAATGCTGCAGCCTTGGGAGAAGCTACCTTTGGCGCTGCTAAAGGATTGGACAGCTGCTTGTACATTACTGTTGGTACAGGAATTGGAGCAGGAGCTATTGTTCAGGGGAAACTCCTTCAAGGGCTTTCGCACCCTGAAATGGGACATATCCTTGTGAGGCGACATCCGAATGATGAGTATCAAGGAAAGTGCCCTTATCATCACGATTGCTTAGAAGGTCTTGCTGCCGGACCTGCTATTGAAGCTCGATGGGGCGACAAAGGTGTTAACCTTGTTGATCGGATGGAAGTTTGGGATTTGGAAGGCTACTATATTGCCCAAGCTCTCATGCAGTATATTTTAATTTTATCACCAAAAAGGATTATTCTTGGTGGAGGAGTCATGAACCAGGAGCAAGTATTCTCTAATACTTACAAGTATTTAAAAGAACTAGTTAACGAGTATGTTACTTTACCTGAGCTTTCTGAGTATATTGTTCGTCCAGGTTTTGGGGATAACGCAGGAATTACTGGAGCCCTTATACTTGCTCATCAAGCATTTCTAAAAGAAAAGCAAAATTAA